The following coding sequences are from one Saprospiraceae bacterium window:
- a CDS encoding acetyl-CoA carboxylase carboxyltransferase subunit alpha gives MIFMEFEKPLEVLYEQLEKLKKLSEEGQLDLTEKITELEGRIKTKRKEIYSNLSGWQKVQLSRHPERPYTMYYISQICKKFIELHGDRYVKDDHAIVGGVGFIDSQPVVVIGHQKGNSTKQRQFRNFGMANPDGYRKALRLMKLAEKFNYPVVTFIDTPGAYPGIEAEERGQAEAIARNLFEMSQLKVPILCYIIGEGASGGALGIGVGDRVFMLENTWYSVISPESCSSILWRSWDFKEKAAEALKLTADHMEGFGLIDGIVKEPLGGAHNDPETMARTIKKHIKVHLDDLLPIEPLQRVTNRILKYEQMGRFKEA, from the coding sequence ATGATATTTATGGAATTTGAAAAGCCTCTTGAAGTGCTCTATGAGCAGCTGGAAAAGCTGAAAAAACTCTCTGAGGAAGGACAGCTAGATCTAACTGAGAAAATTACTGAGCTGGAAGGGCGGATCAAAACCAAAAGGAAGGAAATCTACAGCAATCTGAGTGGATGGCAAAAAGTTCAGTTGTCAAGACATCCTGAACGACCTTATACAATGTATTATATCAGTCAGATTTGCAAGAAATTTATTGAATTACATGGTGACAGGTACGTCAAAGATGATCATGCAATAGTTGGGGGTGTAGGGTTTATTGATTCCCAACCCGTGGTCGTCATTGGACACCAGAAAGGCAATTCTACAAAACAAAGACAGTTTCGAAATTTTGGGATGGCTAATCCTGATGGCTATCGAAAAGCATTGCGCTTGATGAAGCTTGCAGAAAAATTCAATTATCCTGTTGTTACTTTTATAGATACTCCCGGAGCTTATCCCGGGATTGAAGCAGAAGAAAGAGGTCAGGCTGAAGCTATTGCCAGGAATTTATTTGAGATGTCGCAATTGAAAGTGCCGATCCTTTGTTATATTATCGGTGAAGGAGCATCAGGTGGAGCCTTAGGAATCGGAGTTGGAGACAGAGTGTTTATGCTTGAAAATACGTGGTATTCTGTGATTTCACCTGAAAGTTGTTCTTCAATTTTGTGGAGGAGTTGGGATTTTAAAGAGAAAGCAGCAGAAGCACTCAAGCTGACAGCTGATCACATGGAGGGTTTTGGCCTGATAGATGGTATTGTTAAAGAACCTTTAGGCGGCGCTCACAATGATCCTGAAACAATGGCTCGAACTATAAAAAAGCATATAAAAGTGCATTTAGATGATTTATTACCTATCGAACCCCTACAGAGAGTGACAAACAGAATTTTGAAATACGAACAAATGGGCAGATTCAAAGAAGCCTGA
- a CDS encoding acyltransferase, giving the protein MKKMLKTLYILLIKIKRYFIGHHLFCESLPLVKSFALPEILRHCNANVGSDVSIKSGLVILNSSGRSESLGDFKKLTIGQECYIGEQVILDLTDEIRLGKEVVLSARVSLFTHQEVGNRIISKSLDEYRSPILLGDGAYLGTGAIVLPGVRIGKMCVVGAGAVVTQDLDDFSVAVGVPAKVIRKLIPMDL; this is encoded by the coding sequence ATGAAAAAAATGTTGAAAACACTATATATTCTTCTGATCAAGATCAAAAGATATTTTATTGGACATCATTTATTTTGTGAAAGTTTACCTCTTGTTAAAAGTTTTGCCTTGCCTGAAATATTGAGGCACTGTAATGCAAATGTGGGTTCAGATGTAAGCATCAAATCAGGCTTAGTCATACTAAATTCAAGCGGAAGATCTGAAAGTTTGGGTGATTTTAAAAAATTAACCATTGGCCAAGAATGTTATATCGGAGAACAGGTGATTTTGGATCTAACTGATGAAATCCGATTGGGCAAAGAAGTTGTTCTAAGTGCCAGAGTGAGTTTATTTACACATCAGGAAGTTGGAAATAGAATAATTTCAAAGTCCTTAGATGAATACCGATCTCCTATCCTTCTGGGAGATGGGGCGTATCTTGGTACAGGAGCGATAGTATTACCTGGAGTGCGAATTGGAAAAATGTGTGTAGTTGGAGCCGGAGCAGTAGTAACACAAGATTTAGATGATTTTTCTGTTGCTGTAGGTGTTCCTGCAAAAGTCATCAGGAAATTAATTCCAATGGACTTGTAA
- a CDS encoding bifunctional (p)ppGpp synthetase/guanosine-3',5'-bis(diphosphate) 3'-pyrophosphohydrolase, protein MDEEKIIKMPPHFDEADAKMIRTDYAKLMKLLKSHGLQAEEIADVSRAFGFALTAHGEQRRKSGEPYITHPIEVARICFEELGLGYKSVMSALLHDVVEDTSVNLEVIHREFGPKISKIVDGLTKLDGLYNVESPQAENFKKVLSTLVEDVRVVLIKMADRLHNLRTIAGMPQHKQLKIAAETTYIYAPLAHRLGLYNLKSEFMDICLKINEPELYNEIVFKLKDTQKERTRFINEFIKPLKESLEDLGVKYEIYGRPKSISSIANKIKTKRVSFEEIYDLFAVRIVVDVPKEKEKSVCWQVYSIVTDVHRPIPERLKDWITTPKSNGYESLHTSVIGPKGKYVEVQIRSRRMDDIAEKGYASHWKYKGITNIHGIYDHWFDSIKDILETPHNDAIEFLNDFKSNLYGEEVYVYTPKGDMKVLPKGATALDFAFNIHSDVGYHASAFKINNKLVPMGYQLSSGDQIQVVTAKNQRPTEDWLKIVITGKAKSKIRASLKEEEKKKAEDGKEILDRKLKNNKLDIEENLEVLMKLLACRSRTELYVHFADERFDFPELLRKFNVENGKLSEIRNEPKELNFTELGKISRTFAHTTKLIINGEDGDQYQYSLAACCNPVEGDRIFAYVTTSSGMKIHRVNCKNAEHLMASYGYRILKAEWAQRLNSSFTAVLMVHGIDDGPGVIERLTHTISSGMGVNIKSFSIEGNQGTFDGKISLLVNHKDQLNKIIQSLAKLQGVTSVSRLDEH, encoded by the coding sequence ATGGATGAAGAGAAAATTATAAAGATGCCACCTCACTTTGATGAGGCCGACGCCAAGATGATCAGAACTGATTATGCAAAACTCATGAAATTGCTCAAATCTCATGGTTTGCAAGCTGAAGAAATCGCTGACGTCAGCAGGGCTTTTGGATTTGCTCTCACAGCACATGGTGAGCAAAGACGAAAGTCTGGAGAGCCTTATATCACCCATCCTATCGAAGTTGCAAGAATATGTTTCGAAGAGTTAGGGCTCGGCTATAAATCCGTAATGTCAGCTTTGCTTCATGACGTTGTTGAAGATACTTCTGTCAACCTGGAAGTCATCCACAGAGAATTTGGCCCTAAAATTTCCAAAATAGTTGATGGCCTTACCAAATTGGATGGACTCTATAACGTAGAAAGTCCTCAAGCAGAAAATTTTAAAAAAGTACTATCCACTTTAGTTGAAGATGTAAGGGTGGTCTTGATAAAAATGGCCGACAGATTGCACAATTTAAGGACAATTGCAGGAATGCCCCAACACAAGCAGTTGAAAATAGCTGCCGAAACTACTTATATATACGCACCACTTGCACACAGACTGGGGCTTTACAATCTCAAGTCTGAATTCATGGATATTTGCTTGAAAATCAATGAACCTGAATTGTACAACGAGATTGTATTCAAGCTAAAGGATACTCAGAAAGAGCGGACAAGATTTATTAATGAATTCATAAAGCCTCTCAAGGAATCATTAGAAGATTTGGGTGTGAAGTACGAGATCTATGGACGACCAAAATCAATTTCTTCTATTGCTAATAAAATAAAAACAAAACGGGTAAGTTTTGAGGAAATTTATGATCTATTTGCTGTACGCATTGTGGTAGATGTTCCAAAGGAAAAAGAAAAATCAGTGTGCTGGCAAGTGTATTCTATTGTAACAGATGTACATAGGCCCATTCCCGAGCGATTGAAAGATTGGATTACAACACCAAAATCGAATGGGTATGAATCTCTGCATACTTCGGTGATTGGCCCCAAAGGTAAATATGTGGAAGTCCAAATCAGGTCTCGCAGAATGGATGACATTGCTGAAAAAGGATATGCCTCACATTGGAAGTATAAGGGGATTACCAACATACATGGCATTTATGACCACTGGTTCGACAGTATAAAAGATATTTTAGAGACACCCCATAATGATGCAATAGAATTTTTAAATGACTTTAAATCCAATTTATATGGAGAAGAGGTCTATGTTTATACGCCTAAAGGAGATATGAAAGTTTTGCCCAAAGGAGCGACAGCATTGGACTTTGCATTTAACATCCATTCCGATGTCGGTTACCATGCAAGTGCGTTTAAAATCAACAACAAACTGGTACCCATGGGGTATCAGCTCAGCAGTGGAGATCAGATTCAAGTTGTCACTGCCAAAAATCAAAGACCTACGGAAGATTGGCTCAAAATCGTAATAACCGGGAAGGCCAAATCTAAAATCCGGGCTTCACTCAAGGAAGAGGAGAAAAAGAAAGCTGAAGATGGCAAGGAAATTTTGGATCGAAAACTGAAGAACAACAAACTGGATATCGAAGAGAACCTGGAAGTGTTGATGAAATTATTGGCTTGTCGATCGCGAACCGAACTTTATGTTCATTTTGCAGACGAGAGATTTGATTTTCCGGAGTTGCTCCGCAAATTCAATGTCGAGAATGGAAAATTGAGTGAAATCAGAAATGAACCGAAAGAGCTCAATTTTACTGAGTTAGGCAAAATTTCAAGGACGTTTGCACATACTACCAAGCTCATCATCAATGGTGAAGATGGAGATCAATACCAATATTCTTTGGCGGCTTGTTGCAATCCGGTAGAAGGGGATAGAATATTTGCGTACGTAACTACGAGTAGCGGAATGAAAATCCACCGTGTCAACTGCAAGAACGCCGAGCATTTAATGGCTTCTTATGGATACAGAATACTGAAGGCGGAATGGGCTCAGAGATTGAATAGTTCGTTCACTGCTGTATTGATGGTACACGGCATTGATGATGGGCCTGGTGTGATCGAAAGACTGACGCATACTATTTCTTCCGGAATGGGAGTCAATATAAAGTCCTTTAGTATTGAAGGCAATCAAGGCACTTTTGATGGAAAGATATCTTTGCTTGTCAATCACAAAGACCAGTTAAATAAAATCATACAGTCTTTGGCAAAACTACAAGGAGTGACATCTGTGAGTCGATTAGACGAACACTGA
- a CDS encoding acyl-CoA carboxylase subunit beta, with protein sequence MQKYLETLNVKKEQALLGGGADRIDSQHKKRKLTARERIELLLDPGSFEELGMLVVHRTTDFGMDKQNFYGDGVITGYGTIDRRLMYVFAQDFTVFGGSLSETHAEKICKLMDLALKNGAPVIGLNDSGGARIQEGVRSLGGYADIFYRNVRTSGSIPQISAIMGPCAGGAVYSPAMTDFIIMVENSSYMFVTGPNVVKTVTNEEVSSEALGGAHTHATKSGVTHLTAQDDLDCIAQVRKLISYIPQNCEEKVPDLDYVLSDEMRPELNDIIPENANQPYDIKEVITHIIDVSTFYEIQEEFADNIVVGFARLAGKCIGIVANQPMVLAGCLDVKASKKAARFVRFCDCFNIPLLVLVDVPGFLPGTDQEWNAIITNGAKLLYAFSEATVGRITLITRKAYGGAYDVMNSKHIGADLNYAWPSAEIAVMGAKGASEIIFKKEIETAENPLAKLAEKEREYGEKFANPYHAAGRGFVDEVIEPSHTRRKLIKAFASLSNKADQLPAKKHGNIPL encoded by the coding sequence ATGCAAAAATATTTGGAAACATTAAATGTTAAAAAGGAACAAGCTCTATTGGGTGGAGGTGCAGATCGGATAGATTCACAGCATAAAAAAAGAAAACTAACTGCGAGAGAACGTATTGAATTGCTATTGGATCCGGGAAGTTTTGAAGAACTTGGAATGTTGGTTGTGCATCGCACGACTGATTTTGGAATGGATAAGCAAAATTTCTATGGTGATGGTGTAATCACAGGATATGGTACCATCGATCGGAGATTGATGTATGTTTTTGCCCAAGATTTTACAGTTTTTGGAGGATCATTGTCAGAGACTCATGCTGAAAAAATTTGTAAGTTGATGGATCTAGCTCTAAAAAATGGGGCACCAGTGATTGGATTGAATGACAGCGGTGGGGCGAGGATTCAAGAAGGTGTCCGATCTTTAGGAGGATACGCGGATATCTTCTACAGAAATGTTAGAACCTCAGGAAGCATTCCGCAAATTTCTGCGATAATGGGGCCTTGTGCTGGAGGAGCAGTTTATTCTCCTGCTATGACTGATTTTATCATCATGGTGGAAAATAGTTCGTACATGTTTGTAACAGGACCCAATGTTGTCAAAACGGTAACAAACGAAGAAGTGAGTTCTGAAGCCCTGGGTGGTGCTCATACCCATGCCACAAAATCAGGAGTAACACATCTTACAGCACAAGATGATTTAGACTGTATTGCACAAGTACGAAAATTGATTTCCTATATTCCTCAAAATTGTGAAGAAAAAGTACCTGATTTGGATTATGTTTTGAGCGATGAAATGCGCCCTGAACTGAATGACATTATACCTGAAAATGCAAATCAACCTTACGATATCAAAGAAGTGATCACGCATATCATCGATGTAAGTACTTTCTATGAAATTCAGGAAGAATTTGCAGATAATATAGTTGTGGGATTTGCCAGACTTGCAGGAAAATGCATCGGAATTGTTGCAAATCAACCCATGGTACTGGCTGGATGCCTAGACGTTAAAGCCTCAAAAAAAGCAGCTAGATTTGTTCGTTTTTGTGATTGTTTCAATATTCCATTGTTAGTTTTAGTAGATGTTCCTGGATTTCTTCCGGGGACAGATCAGGAGTGGAATGCAATTATCACAAATGGTGCGAAACTGTTGTATGCTTTTAGCGAAGCCACTGTTGGACGGATTACATTAATAACTCGAAAGGCGTATGGAGGGGCCTATGATGTGATGAATTCAAAGCATATTGGTGCTGACCTGAATTATGCCTGGCCAAGCGCCGAAATTGCGGTTATGGGCGCAAAAGGTGCGAGTGAAATTATTTTTAAAAAAGAAATTGAAACTGCAGAAAATCCACTGGCAAAGCTGGCAGAGAAAGAAAGAGAATATGGTGAAAAGTTTGCTAACCCATATCATGCTGCTGGCCGTGGTTTTGTTGATGAAGTCATAGAACCTTCACATACAAGAAGGAAATTGATAAAAGCGTTTGCCAGTTTATCAAACAAAGCAGATCAACTTCCTGCAAAAAAACACGGGAATATTCCTTTATAA
- the scpA gene encoding methylmalonyl-CoA mutase: MTVKLSELKWIRPKMSNHSERADSNSSHFEDRKCFQKSDLKDNNILNQLSGVPPFLRGPYSTMYVNQPWTIRQYAGFSNARDSNAFYRRNLAAGQKGLSIAFDLPTHRGYDSDHPRVFADVGRAGVAIDSIEDMKILLDKIPLDQISVSMTMNGAVIPILAFYIATAEENGISISKLSGTIQNDILKEFMVRNTYIYPPKPSMRIIADIFKYTSAHMPKFNSISISGYHMQEAGASADLELAYTLADGIEYVKTGMQAGLGIDDFAPRLSFFWGIGMNFFEEIAKMRAARVLWSNAMSSLGAKNIKSLMLRTHCQTSGWSLTEQIPYNNICRTTVEAMAAILGGTQSLHTNSMDEAIALPTDRSARIARETQLFLQKQSGITKAVDPFGGSYYVEHLTEKLIEQVQSHLREIENFGGMANAIQKGIPKMRIEESAAIKQAHIDSGKEQIVGVNVLKHNLPNDFELLEVDHLKVLSEQKQLIHKIRKERNQSQVENILQELSDACSDENKNLLEIAIRAAKARATLGEISFAMEKVFTRYKAMTQAVQGVYRKEFHQNMDLERIRKLSDEFAAMDGRRPRILVAKVGQDGHDRGAKIIATGFADLGFDVDIGPLFQTPEEAVRQACDNDVHVLGISSLAAGHKTFVPQVMEALELEGRSDIMVVLGGVIPPDDYGFLKTCGVAEIFGPGTPVPESAEKLLHKMLEHFKR, encoded by the coding sequence ATGACGGTGAAATTGTCAGAATTAAAATGGATTCGCCCAAAAATGAGTAATCATTCGGAAAGAGCGGATTCCAATTCGAGTCATTTTGAAGATAGAAAGTGTTTTCAGAAATCAGATCTCAAGGACAATAATATTTTAAATCAATTGTCAGGTGTGCCTCCATTTTTAAGAGGACCTTATTCCACTATGTATGTCAACCAACCCTGGACAATTAGACAATATGCCGGTTTTTCAAATGCCAGAGATAGTAATGCATTTTATAGAAGAAATCTCGCTGCAGGACAGAAGGGTTTGTCAATAGCTTTTGACCTGCCAACACACCGTGGATATGACAGTGATCATCCCAGGGTATTTGCCGATGTTGGAAGGGCAGGTGTAGCCATAGACAGCATTGAAGATATGAAAATTCTATTGGATAAAATTCCACTTGATCAAATTTCGGTTTCAATGACAATGAACGGAGCAGTTATCCCTATTCTTGCATTTTATATTGCTACTGCCGAAGAAAATGGGATTTCAATTTCCAAATTATCAGGTACTATCCAAAATGATATTCTCAAGGAATTTATGGTGCGCAACACATATATATATCCACCCAAACCATCAATGCGCATCATCGCGGATATATTCAAATATACTTCTGCTCATATGCCAAAATTCAACAGCATCAGCATTAGTGGTTACCATATGCAGGAAGCCGGAGCTTCAGCTGATCTAGAATTGGCGTACACACTTGCCGACGGAATTGAGTACGTTAAGACCGGAATGCAAGCAGGATTGGGCATTGATGATTTTGCACCAAGACTATCTTTTTTCTGGGGAATTGGAATGAATTTTTTTGAAGAAATAGCCAAAATGCGTGCAGCACGAGTTTTATGGTCTAATGCGATGTCCTCGCTTGGAGCTAAAAATATTAAATCACTTATGCTGCGGACACATTGCCAGACTTCCGGTTGGAGTTTGACAGAACAAATACCATATAATAATATTTGTCGAACCACAGTTGAGGCTATGGCAGCGATATTGGGTGGCACTCAGTCTCTGCATACCAATTCCATGGATGAAGCCATTGCTTTGCCTACGGACAGGTCGGCAAGGATTGCGCGTGAAACTCAACTTTTTCTCCAAAAACAAAGTGGAATCACTAAAGCTGTTGATCCATTCGGAGGTTCATATTACGTGGAGCATCTTACAGAAAAATTAATTGAACAAGTTCAAAGCCACTTGCGTGAAATTGAAAATTTCGGTGGAATGGCGAATGCCATTCAGAAAGGAATTCCTAAAATGAGAATAGAGGAGTCAGCTGCAATAAAACAAGCACACATAGACTCAGGGAAAGAACAAATCGTAGGGGTCAATGTCCTGAAACACAATCTACCAAATGACTTTGAATTGTTAGAAGTAGATCATCTTAAAGTTTTGTCTGAACAAAAACAATTAATACATAAAATTCGCAAAGAAAGAAATCAATCACAAGTTGAGAACATCTTGCAAGAACTTTCTGATGCGTGTTCAGATGAAAATAAGAATTTGCTGGAGATTGCGATTCGCGCTGCAAAAGCTAGAGCAACTTTAGGTGAAATCAGCTTTGCTATGGAAAAAGTTTTTACAAGATACAAAGCTATGACTCAAGCTGTTCAAGGTGTTTATAGAAAAGAATTTCATCAGAATATGGACCTAGAAAGGATCAGAAAACTCTCGGATGAGTTTGCTGCAATGGATGGAAGACGTCCCAGAATATTGGTTGCAAAAGTTGGTCAAGATGGACATGATCGGGGTGCAAAAATAATCGCAACCGGTTTCGCAGACCTTGGCTTCGACGTGGATATAGGCCCATTGTTTCAAACTCCTGAAGAGGCTGTAAGACAAGCATGTGATAACGATGTTCATGTGCTTGGTATTTCGTCCTTGGCGGCAGGACATAAGACTTTTGTTCCGCAGGTGATGGAAGCACTGGAACTGGAGGGCAGGAGCGATATTATGGTAGTTTTAGGCGGAGTGATTCCACCTGATGATTACGGTTTTTTAAAGACATGTGGTGTAGCTGAAATATTTGGACCAGGCACTCCTGTACCTGAATCAGCAGAAAAATTGCTACATAAAATGTTGGAACATTTCAAAAGATAA
- the accC gene encoding acetyl-CoA carboxylase biotin carboxylase subunit produces MKKILIANRGEIARRIIRTAHKMGIQTVAVFSEADRDALFVREAGEAICIGAAPSKDSYLDIDKIISAAKATHADAIHPGYGFLSERESFSQAVADAGLSFIGPSPYSIRLMGDKMASKECARKMEVPILPGSENSISDLQAARALAMQIKLPVIIKASAGGGGKGMRIVHDYGDLEENIRLASSEALSAFGDGAVFIEKYLQAPKHIEIQIMADMHGNICYLFERECSIQRRYQKVIEEAPSPSLDQELRAKIGETAVRIARSCDYTGAGTVEFLLDESKQFYFMEMNTRLQVEHPVTEMITGLDLVELQIRISRGEKLPFDQAQLSYKGHAIEARVNAEDPENDFMPSVGVLTEYEIPVGVGIRVDDAYMKNQEIPIYYDSMIGKLIVHARDRIEAIEKMKMAIKKYRIEGVQTILPYTEFILNHEQFVRGNMTTKFVEATWHEFKSVNYVEIEEEAASLVALRYFLDHLQEVKVADTKINSWSHQRNRKR; encoded by the coding sequence ATGAAAAAAATTCTAATAGCTAACCGGGGAGAAATTGCAAGGCGCATCATAAGGACTGCTCACAAGATGGGTATCCAAACCGTAGCAGTTTTTTCTGAAGCTGACAGAGATGCACTTTTCGTTAGAGAAGCAGGTGAAGCCATTTGCATTGGTGCAGCACCTTCCAAAGATTCATATCTGGATATTGACAAAATTATTTCAGCAGCTAAAGCAACTCATGCCGATGCCATACATCCGGGATATGGTTTTTTAAGTGAGCGAGAAAGTTTTTCGCAAGCAGTTGCAGATGCGGGATTAAGTTTTATAGGACCTTCTCCTTATTCTATTAGGTTGATGGGAGATAAAATGGCTTCAAAGGAATGTGCTCGAAAAATGGAAGTGCCTATACTGCCTGGTTCTGAAAATTCAATCTCCGATCTTCAGGCTGCGCGTGCACTCGCTATGCAAATAAAATTACCTGTCATTATCAAGGCTTCAGCTGGAGGAGGCGGTAAAGGAATGAGGATCGTTCATGATTATGGTGATCTAGAGGAGAATATTAGATTGGCATCCAGTGAAGCGCTTTCAGCTTTTGGAGATGGTGCCGTTTTTATTGAAAAATATTTGCAGGCACCAAAGCATATAGAGATTCAAATCATGGCTGATATGCATGGCAATATTTGTTATTTATTTGAACGTGAGTGTTCGATTCAGCGGCGCTATCAAAAGGTGATTGAAGAAGCACCTTCGCCTTCACTTGACCAGGAACTACGTGCCAAAATAGGGGAGACTGCTGTACGCATCGCCAGATCTTGTGATTACACCGGAGCGGGGACTGTTGAATTTTTATTAGATGAAAGTAAACAGTTTTATTTCATGGAAATGAATACGCGTTTACAAGTCGAGCATCCGGTTACAGAAATGATCACCGGATTGGATCTGGTGGAACTGCAAATTAGAATTTCTCGTGGTGAAAAGTTACCTTTCGATCAAGCTCAACTCAGTTACAAAGGCCATGCTATAGAAGCAAGGGTAAATGCTGAAGATCCGGAAAATGATTTTATGCCAAGTGTTGGAGTTTTAACAGAATACGAAATTCCTGTAGGAGTTGGAATAAGAGTGGATGATGCTTATATGAAAAATCAAGAAATTCCTATTTATTATGATTCAATGATTGGAAAATTGATCGTTCATGCAAGGGATAGAATTGAGGCAATTGAAAAAATGAAAATGGCCATCAAGAAGTATAGGATTGAAGGTGTACAAACAATTTTGCCATATACTGAATTTATTCTCAACCATGAGCAATTTGTCCGAGGCAACATGACAACCAAATTCGTCGAGGCCACATGGCATGAATTTAAATCTGTGAATTATGTTGAAATTGAAGAAGAAGCAGCATCCTTGGTTGCACTCAGGTACTTTTTAGATCACCTTCAAGAGGTAAAAGTTGCGGATACAAAAATCAATTCATGGTCACATCAACGAAATAGAAAAAGATGA
- a CDS encoding acetyl-CoA carboxylase biotin carboxyl carrier protein subunit, with the protein MATNKSYRLKCGSKDWIITEADIKSTDIIKTGPDSFHIIHNGHSLSAHIESVDLIQRKIKVLIRQQSFEVYIDTPLQQLIDSIGFVAGRRKSNDTLTAPMPGMVLRILVEEGQTIRKGEGLLVLEAMKMENVLKAADDGVVAKLVVKPLDKVDKGQTLIEFGSVSQ; encoded by the coding sequence ATGGCAACAAACAAATCATACCGATTGAAATGTGGTTCTAAGGACTGGATCATTACCGAGGCGGATATCAAAAGTACAGATATCATCAAGACAGGTCCCGATTCCTTTCATATTATACATAATGGTCATTCATTAAGTGCTCATATTGAGTCTGTTGATCTAATTCAGCGCAAAATAAAAGTATTAATTCGACAGCAAAGTTTTGAAGTTTATATAGATACTCCTTTGCAACAACTCATTGATTCTATCGGATTCGTAGCTGGAAGGAGGAAATCAAACGATACTTTGACTGCTCCGATGCCAGGTATGGTGTTGAGAATTCTTGTTGAAGAAGGTCAAACCATTCGGAAAGGTGAAGGATTGCTTGTACTTGAAGCAATGAAGATGGAAAATGTTTTAAAAGCAGCTGATGACGGAGTGGTGGCAAAGCTTGTGGTAAAGCCGTTAGACAAAGTTGATAAGGGCCAGACTTTGATAGAGTTTGGTTCTGTTTCGCAATAA
- a CDS encoding GlsB/YeaQ/YmgE family stress response membrane protein, with protein sequence MTLDIILTMMYGMFCGYIAGRIIGEDGFGLIGNLVVGIVGSFIGKWGASIIGFHLEYAWMQNFICSICGAIMFIVLIRISYRLGEIPRKKRKR encoded by the coding sequence ATGACACTGGATATCATTTTGACAATGATGTATGGAATGTTCTGTGGCTATATTGCCGGACGCATCATAGGGGAGGATGGTTTTGGCTTGATTGGAAATTTGGTAGTAGGGATTGTAGGTAGTTTTATTGGAAAATGGGGGGCTTCTATAATAGGTTTTCATCTTGAATATGCATGGATGCAGAATTTTATTTGTTCAATTTGCGGTGCCATAATGTTTATAGTTTTGATTAGAATTTCCTATAGACTTGGCGAAATACCTCGAAAAAAGAGGAAACGCTAA